The Acropora muricata isolate sample 2 chromosome 5, ASM3666990v1, whole genome shotgun sequence genome includes a window with the following:
- the LOC136916445 gene encoding dachshund homolog 1-like, whose translation MEAPVYTPPGHNHFEGMDVETPTLPYGADYTLKMVNLNGEEIAAFSVDGEDLLCFPQVYEYFLKDLVSGMHTVYTKLKRMNIQGRNCNVEQVRMMRSVGAIGQVVNRCKLISREDFNRLYEDCLLFRGPGRRKKNPDIPPELLNNPFKHFKVDHAHSERTANSTPNGESTRTDETNSSISRDSSPNSAAANGTFEGPRDLNNNANGGERRESQFKAPFSRHSERVQNITSPQVAANHTSPHIHISPRYATTHVIHSPTNGPSSRMVSPPSGVILAPNSQSCTFSFPPRPLVSMSPHRGALSPQTNGAPLNGGTSAPTASHSPGRSPPVGDAVNGEASVPHVSSTGTSEHAEFRTTATNETGSEMSASSPHVLSREPEYREPGATESLLLNIQGLLKVAAENTRQNERQAVYEKNELRRLIHREREAHEKADRQSAALQRGKVFLQKKLKKEKKAKRKLAEQLLEEQHRSELLEEQLRETTEDALKQRNEELSQELERERCARIEAERKLKEARGEIQNFVNNFLENPSQEGNGQQSEDEQEELNVDIVKEEQIMQT comes from the exons ATGGAAGCTCCTGTGTATACTCCTCCGGGGCACAATCATTTTGAAGGTATGGATGTGGAAACTCCAACCCTTCCATACGGCGCAGACTACACAttaaaaatggtcaatttgAACGGCGAGGAAATCGCGGCTTTCAGCGTGGATGGGGAAGATTTACTTTGCTTCCCGCAAGTTTACGAATATTTTCTGAAAGATCTTGTGTCAGGGATGCATACCGTGTACACAAAGCTAAAACGCATGAATATCCAGGGACGAAACTGCAACGTTGAACAAGTCCGGATGATGCGAAGTGTTGGAGCCATAGGTCAGGTTGTGAATCGGTGCAAATTGATCTCACGAGAAGATTTCAACAGACTGTACGAGGATTGTTTGCTCTTTAG GGGCCCTGGAAGGCGGAAAAAGAACCCAGACATCCCCCCCGAGCTTCTTAACAATCCGTTTAAGCATTTCAAAGTCGATCATGCGCACAGTGAAAGGACTGCAAACTCGACGCCAAATGGAGAATCCACTAGAACGGATGAGACGAACAGCTCGATTTCCCGGGATTCGTCGCCAAACAGCGCTGCAGCGAACGGGACGTTTGAGGGGCCACGTGACCTTAACAACAACGCTAATGGCGGTGAGCGAAGAGAGTCGCAGTTTAAAGCGCCATTTTCCCGCCATTCCGAACGCGTTCAAAACATAACGTCACCGCAAGTCGCAGCGAATCATACGTCCCCTCACATTCATATAAGCCCGCGATACGCGACCACGCACGTCATTCACTCTCCAACCAATGGGCCGTCGTCGCGCATGGTCAGTCCGCCTAGTGGCGTGATTTTGGCGCCAAATTCACAGTCGTGCACTTTCAGCTTTCCTCCAAGACCGCTGGTGTCCATGAGCCCTCACAGGGGTGCGCTGAGCCCGCAAACAAATGGCGCACCACTTAATGGTGGGACATCAGCACCAACAGCCAGCCATAGTCCTGGGCGGTCACCACCTGTTGGTGATGCAGTGAATGGTGAAGCATCAGTACCCCATGTTAGCAGCACTGGCACATCCGAGCATGCGGAGTTCAGGACAACTGCCACTAATGAAACCGGCTCAGAAATGTCGGCTTCTTCTCCGCACGTGCTTTCCCGTGAG cCTGAATATAGAGAGCCAGGCGCTACAG AAAGTCTTCTCTTGAATATACAAGGGCTTTTGAAGGTAGCGGCAGAAAACACCCGGCAAAATGAAAGACAGGCTGTTTACGAGAAGA acGAACTCCGTCGTCTCATTCACCGTGAACGAGAAGCGCACGAGAAAGCTGATAGACAATCGGCCGCCCTCCAGAGAGGAAAAG TATTCCTCCAAAAGAAACTCaagaaagagaagaaggcaaagCGAAAACTTGCGGAGCAGCTTTTGG AGGAGCAACACAGGAGTGAATTACTGGAAGAACAGCTTAGAGAAACCACTGAAGACGCGCTTAAACAACGCAATG AAGAGTTGTCGCAAGAACTAGAAAGAGAGCGGTGCGCAAGGATAGAGGCTGAAAGGAAACTCAAAG AAGCTCGAGGCGAGATCCAGAACTTTGTGAACAACTTTCTTGAAAACCCAAGTCAGGAGGGGAATGGGCAACAGTCAGAAGACGAACAAGAGGAGCTGAATGTTGATATTGTAAAGGAAGAACAGATAATGCAAACTTGA